In the genome of Gadus morhua chromosome 14, gadMor3.0, whole genome shotgun sequence, one region contains:
- the depdc7a gene encoding DEP domain-containing protein 7, producing the protein MHRPPVPAMAAGKPFRATFIWSSIINNLQSQVEVKRRRHNLKSYQDCFLGSEAVDVVLAHVIQNRYCGDQDVPRFKAVRLCQALMDSRVFEAVGTRVFGKEKRRATFEDSSFSLYRFLYPESSEAVLTSSTALSSSSVEGGYDASPGTGQSKDGFSTPDDRQNQALIYNTHPTKTDKSLEQMLGNLNVNSALTPQMTNLGLSQDLVEQVWRQQSVFRLLQLVELPLLESLLEGKELPRPNLHSMDSDPDLLYTSSYLDREVLKAFSEAQADEWLRAAMDCLEFLPDSLVVEVSRGLAACSEDQPKCKRLFYGLLDKHYGQSQHPPLLSNHIFDIHSGISELLVNGKKEQAVEALQLCLKMQDSRSREELRRLLRFMAVASKPEEVKLHKEVENRMAVKRSFAGAIIYSRRLAKGKVDLMVLFMVEYHCDLFKIPVSLHRLVSDRLLNIVRGKDPDDVITGPTYCRRVTGKDFVESAQKTTHNELRSLLKSIHENTKLSAKEKRRLLGQFYKGHPEIFVQYFGSRMATADL; encoded by the exons tgCCGGCAATGGCTGCCGGAAAGCCGTTCCGAGCGACCTTCATCTGGAGCAGCATCATCAACAACCTGCAGTctcaggtggaggtgaagcgacGCCGCCACAACCTCAAGTCCTACCAGGACTGCTTCCTGGGCTCGGAGGCCGTGGACGTGGTGCTGGCGCACGTCATCCAGAACCGCTACTGCGGCGACCAGGACGTGCCCCGCTTCAAGGCCGTGCGGCTGTGCCAGGCGCTCATGGACTCGCGCGTGTTCGAGGCGGTGGGCACCCGGGTGTTCGGCAAGGAGAAGCGGCGGGCCACCTTCGAGGACAGCAGCTTCAGCTTGTACCGCTTCCTCTACCCGGAGTCCAGTGAGGCGGTGCTCACCAGCAGCACCGCCCTGTCCAGCAGCTCCGTGGAGGGGGGATACGACGCCTCGCCCGGGACAGGCCAAAGCAAGGACGGCTTCAGCACGCCTGATGACcg GCAGAACCAGGCGCTCATCtacaacacacacccaaccaaaACAGACAAATCTCTGGAGCAAATGCTGGGGAACCTCAACGTGAACTCCGCCCTCACCCCTCAAATGACCAATCTGGGTCTCTCCCAGGACC TGGTGGAGCAGGTGTGGCGCCAGCAGTCCGTGTTCAGGCTGCTGCAGCTGGTGGagctccccctgctggagaGTCTTCTGGAGGGCAAGGAGCTCCCCCGCCCAAACCTACACAGCATGGACAGCGACCCGGACCTCCTGTACACCTCCAGCTACCTGGACCGAGAGGTCCTCAAGGCCTTCAGCGAAGCACA GGCCGACGAGTGGCTGAGAGCGGCCATGGACTGTCTGGAGTTCCTGCCCGAcagcctggtggtggaggtcagcAGAGGGCTGGCCGCCTGCTCCGAGGACCAGCCCAAGTGCAAGAGGCTCTTCTACGGCCTGCTGGATAAACACTACGGCCAGTCGCAGCATCCGCCCCTGCTCAGCAACCACATCTTTGACATCCACTCCGGCATCTCGGAACTCCTGG TAAACGGAAAGAAGGAGCAGGCCGTGGAAGCGCTGCAGCTGTGCCTGAAGATGCAGGATTCACGCAGCAGGGAGGAGCTACGCAGGCTACTGAGGTTTATGGCCGTCGCATCCAAACCAGAGGAGGTCAAGCTCCATAAAGAG GTTGAGAACAGAATGGCAGTGAAGAGGTCTTTCGCCGGGGCCATCATCTACAGCAGAAGACTGGCCAAAGGGAAAGTGGATCTGATGGTGCTGTTCATGGTGGAATACCACTGTGACCTCTTCAAG ATCCCTGTGTCGTTGCACAGGTTAGTTAGTGATCGTCTTTTGAATATCGTGAGAGGGAAAGATCCAGATGACGTCATTACAG gccCCACATATTGCAGAAGAGTAACAGGGAAGGACTTTGTAGAGAGCGCCCAGAAGACAACTCACAATGAACTGCGCTCCTTACTGAAGAGCATCCACGAGAACACCAAGCTCTCGgccaaggagaagaggaggctgCTGGGACAGTTCTACAAGGGCCACCCCGAGATCTTCGTCCAGTACTTTGGGAGTAGGATGGCCACTGCAGACCTATGA